A segment of the Nitrosopumilus sp. genome:
AAAAATTGGGCGGGATTAGAGAAATTTCAATCAAATTTTCTGGTCAGGATCCTGCCAACGACTTGCTTGATATCAGGCCTGTATGTCATTATATGATGGGTGGACTCCATACCGATATTGACGGTGCTACTGAAATTCAAGGAGTCTGGGCAGTAGGTGAAGCGGCATGTAACAGTGTTCATGGTTCTAATCGTTTAGGTGCAAATTCCACCTCTGAATGTATTGTTTGGGGAAAAATCACAGGCGAATTGGCAATTGATTACATTCAAAATAACCCCTCTTCAAATCCTTGGCCTCATCATCTCGTACTGGCTGAAGAAAAAAGAATCTATGATGGAATTTTTAGAGGGCATGGGGATACTAATCCGTATGAAATTCGACAACAGCTTACTGACACAATGAATGAAAAGGCATATGTCTACAAAAATGAGAAAAATCTTGTTGAGGGTCTAAAGAAAATACGCGAATTAAAGCAACAAACTTGGAAGCATGTTGATGATAAGGCAAAAGAATACAATACAAATTTTGCAAACGTGATGGAACTTGATTCTATGTTTAGAGTTGCAGAAATTGTATTGCTTGGCGCAATAAATAGAAAAGAATCTCGCGGTGCGCATTCACGAACTGATTATCCAAAACGCGATGATGCAAACTTTTTACATCATACACTTGCTTACTATGATCCGAACGAACCCATCATGAAAACACACCCTGTAACGATTACAAAATATCAACCCGTGGAGAGGAAATACTAGATGACCCAAGATGAACACAAAGAAGGCATTAAAGGAATGGTCAACCCTCGTCGATATGGGATTGAACGAGTTGCATATTTGTTAATGCGATTAAGTGGACTTGGCTTGTTGGCATATTTTATCGGTCATATTTATGAGACTAGTAATATTTTGAGGGGGCAAGTTGGCTGGGATGAATTCATGGAACTCATTTCAGGTACTGAAGGGCACATCGTTATGTCTGTTGTAATTGGAATGTGTGTTTTTCATACTGTAAACGGAGTTCGAGTGATGTTGGGACATGGGGGTATAGGCGTAGGAAAGCCCGCAAGACCTGATTATCCATATGATCCAGCATCTCAGAACTATAGGCATAAAATAGGAATTTATTCTGCAATAGTACTTGCAGCATTTGCAATGATGTACGGTTTAGCGGTAATGTTTGGTGAATAAAATGAGAGAAAGTACAATAATGAAAATCCACTATGGGACTGCTTTGGCAGCCGTAGCCTTGGTTGCAGTTCACATTCTGATGCGTCTGACAATGAACTATGCCGAATCTCTAGAATATGAGAACGTGCTTGCAAATTACAAGTTTGTTCCATATGCCATAATGTTAGAATTAATTTTGATTCTACTTTCGGTTCACGGATTCAACGGTCTTAGAGTAATTTTACTTGAATTAAAACAAGGAAGAATGTATGAAAAAGCTGTTTCATACGGTTGTCTTGCAGCAATGATTGGATTAATAGCCTATGGCTCAAGAACAATTATTATGACTAACATGGGGATGGTATAGAAATGGCACAGGTTTCTAGCATGTCCAATGGACAATCTTCTACATCAAAGTCTATCACTCTTAAAATTTCAAGATTTAATCCTGAACATGACGAGTCAAGTCGGTTCATGGAATTCAATGTAAATTATGAAAAGTGGACAACTGTTTTAGAGGCAATTCTTGATGTGAAAAAACATTTTGATCATTCGGTTGCTGTTCGTTATTCTTGTAGACAAGCTACGTGTGGTTCGTGTGGAATGATTATCAATGGAAAGCCTAAATTGGCATGTTTTACTAAAATCAGCGAATTAGATTCTAACGTTGTGACTGTTGAACCTATGAACAATTTCCCAGTTATTCGTGATTTGGCTGTGAAGTTTGAAAAGCTGTTTGAATCTCATCAAAAAATTAAACCGTATCTGATTCGTGATGATACTGAACTGGTAACTGACAAAAAAGAATTTTTGCAAACTCCTGAAGAGGTAGAGCAATACATCCAGTTTGCGAACTGCATAAAATGTGGTTTGTGCAACTCTGCATGTCCTACGATGGCAACTGATTCATCTTTTGTCGGACCTCAAGCATTAGCCCAGGCATATAGATATGTTGCTGATAGTAGGGATAAAGGAAAAGATTCTAGACTAAAAATTATTGATGATTCCCACGGAATTTGGAGATGTCACTTTGCTGGTTCTTGTAGTCAGGTATGTCCAAAAGGCGTTGATCCTGCAATGGGAATTCAACTACTTAGAGGATATATGCTAGGTTTTAGAGACTAACCTAGTTTTTTTGGATTCGGACTGTTGTTTACTTGATTGTTGATATGCTAGGTTTTAGAGACTAACCTAGTTTTTTTGGATTCGGACTGTTGTTTACTTGATTGTTGATATGCTAGGTTTTAGAGACTAACCTAGTTTTTTTGGATTCGGACTGTTGTTTACTTGATTGTTGATCTGTTCTGCCATGAAGTGATTTGAAACATTTACTTTCACATCTTTTACTCCGTCTACTTTCAAAAGATTGTCGTGAACGTCTTGACAAATCTTAAAACCGAAAACTGCCGGACAAAATGGACTGGTGAGATGCAAATCTACTTTGACATTGCTGTCGTTGATGTCTACCTCATCAATTAATTCTAGTTCTACAATTGATGTGTTGATTTCTGGATCTACAATCTTTGATAATTCATCAAATATTTTTACTCGCATTAGTTTGATATCTTGGCTCATATCGAGAAAATCATTGATGCTATAT
Coding sequences within it:
- a CDS encoding DUF59 domain-containing protein translates to MSQDIKLMRVKIFDELSKIVDPEINTSIVELELIDEVDINDSNVKVDLHLTSPFCPAVFGFKICQDVHDNLLKVDGVKDVKVNVSNHFMAEQINNQVNNSPNPKKLG
- the sdhB gene encoding succinate dehydrogenase iron-sulfur subunit — protein: MAQVSSMSNGQSSTSKSITLKISRFNPEHDESSRFMEFNVNYEKWTTVLEAILDVKKHFDHSVAVRYSCRQATCGSCGMIINGKPKLACFTKISELDSNVVTVEPMNNFPVIRDLAVKFEKLFESHQKIKPYLIRDDTELVTDKKEFLQTPEEVEQYIQFANCIKCGLCNSACPTMATDSSFVGPQALAQAYRYVADSRDKGKDSRLKIIDDSHGIWRCHFAGSCSQVCPKGVDPAMGIQLLRGYMLGFRD
- a CDS encoding succinate dehydrogenase, with the protein product MTQDEHKEGIKGMVNPRRYGIERVAYLLMRLSGLGLLAYFIGHIYETSNILRGQVGWDEFMELISGTEGHIVMSVVIGMCVFHTVNGVRVMLGHGGIGVGKPARPDYPYDPASQNYRHKIGIYSAIVLAAFAMMYGLAVMFGE
- a CDS encoding succinate dehydrogenase — encoded protein: MRESTIMKIHYGTALAAVALVAVHILMRLTMNYAESLEYENVLANYKFVPYAIMLELILILLSVHGFNGLRVILLELKQGRMYEKAVSYGCLAAMIGLIAYGSRTIIMTNMGMV